Proteins co-encoded in one Cuculus canorus isolate bCucCan1 chromosome 22, bCucCan1.pri, whole genome shotgun sequence genomic window:
- the STX12 gene encoding syntaxin-12: MHGPRDPGATAPPRDFGGIVQTCSANVQRLAQCTAQIKNLMSQLGTKQDSSKLQENLQQLQHSANRLAKETNEYLKELGSLPLPLSASEQRQQRLQKERLMNDFSTALNNFQAVQRRVSEKEKETVARARAGSRISADERFREEQLVSFDSGEDWNQMQSQEEDVAITEQDLELIKERETAIRQLEADILDVNQIFKDLAMMIHDQGDMIDSIEANVESAEVHVERASEQLQRAAYYQRKSRKKICILILGLAVASVIIGLIVWWTEK, translated from the exons aTGCACGGCCCCCGGGACCCCGGGGCCACGGCCCCGCCGCGGGACTTCGGCGGCATCGTGCAGACCTGCAGCGCCAACGTGCAGCGCCTGGCGCAGTGCA CTGCTCAGATAAAGAATTTGATGAGCCAGCTGGGAACCAAGCAGGATTCCAGCAAGCTTCAGGAGAACTT ACAACAGCTACAGCACTCTGCAAACCGCCTTGCCAAAGAGACCAATGAATACCTGAAGGAGTTGGGGTCTCTGCCACTCCCTCTGTCTGCTTCTGAGCAG CGCCAACAGAGGCTTCAGAAAGAACGTTTAATGAATGACTTCTCCACGGCCTTAAATAACTTCCAGGCGGTACAGAGGCGAgtgtcagagaaggaaaaagagactgTAGCAAGGGCGAGAGCTGGCTCCCGTATCTCT GCTGATGAGCGGTTCAGAGAAGAACAGCTTGTTTCATTTGATAG TGGTGAAGATTGGAACCAAATGCAGTCTCAGGAAGAAGATGTGGCAATAACTGAACAGGACCTTGAACtcattaaagaaagagaaacagcaatCAGGCAATTAGAG GCAGATATTTTGGATGTCAATCAGATATTTAAGGATTTAGCCATGATGATTCATGACCAAGGAGATATGATTG ATAGCATAGAGGCAAACGTGGAAAGCGCAGAAGTCCATGTGGAAAGAGCCAGTGAGCAATTGCAGAGAGCTGCCTATTACCAG AGGAAATCCCGAAAGAAGATCTGTATCCTGATCCTTGGTCTTGCTGTGGCTTCTGTAATCATAGGACTCATTGTCTGGtggacagaaaaatga